A window from Solanum stenotomum isolate F172 chromosome 5, ASM1918654v1, whole genome shotgun sequence encodes these proteins:
- the LOC125865275 gene encoding peroxidase 2-like gives MASSYSLVFLHVLVMFCLANIAFSDLSDDFYDDICPQALPTIRRVVEDAVSQERRMGASLLRLHFHDCFVNGCDASILLDQTATIDSEKTARPNNNSARGFEVIDRIKSEVDRVCGRPVVSCADILAVAARDSVVALHGPTWEVELGRRDSTTASRTTANNDIPTPLMDLPALIDNFKKQGLDEEDLVALSGAHTLGFAQCSTFRNRIYNEINNIDSTFASQRQANCPRSGGDSNLASLDPTSALFDSKYFSNLVSKKGLLHSDQALFSGGESDELVKTYSTNLRTLLKDFAKSMIKMGNIKLLTGNQGQIRVDCRKVN, from the exons ATGGCTTCAAGTTATAGCTTGGTGTTTCTTCATGTGTTAGTCATGTTTTGTCTAGCAAACATCGCTTTTTCGGATTTATCAGATGATTTCTATGATGATATTTGTCCCCAAGCTTTACCAACCATTAGAAGGGTTGTTGAGGATGCAGTCAGCCAAGAGAGGCGAATGGGCGCCTCTTTGCTACGATTACATTTTCATGATTGTTTCGTTAAC GGTTGTGACGCTTCCATTCTTCTTGATCAAACGGCTACTATTGACAGTGAAAAGACTGCTCGTCCTAATAACAATTCTGCTAGAGGATTTGAGGTGATCGATAGAATTAAATCGGAGGTTGATAGAGTATGTGGACGTCCAGTTGTATCTTGTGCGGACATCTTGGCTGTTGCAGCTCGTGACTCCGTAGTTGCG TTACATGGACCAACATGGGAAGTGGAACTAGGAAGAAGGGATTCGACTACAGCAAGTAGAACTACTGCTAATAATGACATTCCAACACCGTTGATGGACTTACCTGCACTTATCGACAACTTTAAGAAGCAAGGTTTGGATGAGGAAGACCTCGTTGCACTCTCCGGTGCCCACACTCTAGGGTTTGCTCAATGTTCCACCTTTAGGAATCGCATCTACAATGAGATTAACAACATCGACTCCACCTTTGCAAGTCAACGTCAAGCAAATTGTCCGCGTAGTGGTGGTGATTCCAATCTTGCTTCCCTTGATCCTACATCTGCTCTTTTCGACTCTAAATATTTCAGTAACTTGGTTTCCAAGAAAGGGCTTTTGCATTCCGATCAAGCACTCTTTAGTGGAGGAGAGTCTGATGAGCTTGTTAAAACCTATAGTACGAACCTAAGGACTTTATTGAAAGATTTTGCTAAGTCTATGATTAAGATGGGTAATATCAAACTATTGACTGGAAATCAAGGCCAGATTCGTGTCGACTGCAGGAAAGTGAACTAA